The genomic window CGGCTGCGCAGCTTGCTCAACGGCTTCGTTCCCGTGGTCGAGATCGCCTCGGTCGGCATGCTGACGTACCCCGTGGGAGCGGTCGCCTCAGGCGTGCCGACGCCGAGTTGGCCGGCGAGTGCGGCCGCGAATTCTGTGCAGTTCGCATAGCGCTCGGCGGGGTTCTTGGACAGCGCCTTGGCCAGGACCGGATTGAGGTCGGCGAGATCGGGCCGCCGCTCGCTGATCGGCGGCGGCGGCGCGGTCAAGTGCTTGGTGATGATCACCGCGGGGTTCGAGTGCTGGAACGGGGCGGAGCCCGCCAACATGTGAAACGCCGTGCACGCCAGCGCGTACTGGTCGGCGCGCCCGTCGAGATCGGCGCCCTGCAACTGCTCGGGCGAACAGTACGCGGTGGTTCCCATCAACATGTTGGTCGCGGTCAGGCGGCTGATGTCCCCGAGTTCGCGGGCAATGCCGAAATCGGCAAGCAGAATGCGCCGGCGCAGCGTCCCCTCTCCGAGCAGAATGTTGGCCGGCTTGACGTCGCGGTGCAGCAACCCGCGGGCATGGGCGTAGTCGAGCGCGTCGGCGACCGCGGTGATGATCTCGATGACGTCCGCGGGCGGCATCCCCGACGGATACCGCGTGTACAGCAAATCACCGGCGTCGGTGCCCTCCACGTAGTCCATGGACAGCCACAACTGCCCCTCGTACTCGCCGCGGTCGTGGATGCCGACGATGTGCTCGTTGTACAGACTTGCCACCAGGTCGGCTTCCCGGTTGAAGCGCTTCCGGAAGTCCTCGTTCGCGGTCAGTTCGCGGGTCAAAATCTTCAGGGCATCGCGTCGCGGCAGCCGGGGGTGCTGCGCCAAATACACTTCGCCCATCCCGCCGGCGCCTAGTCGCCGCACAATGGTGTACCCGGCGAACACTTCTCCTTCTGCGAGGCCTTCACTTTGCCCATCCGTTGGCGGCATGTGAGCATGCTATAGAGACGGGGAACACAGCAAACCGTTTTTCTCTGATTCACACTGAGCCGCAATGCGATTCACGCGGCGATTGGGCGAACACCGGTCCTGGGCCGATTGCGGGTGCTCAGCAATGGGGTGGCGTCGATGAGAATGGTCGACGATGTCGAAACGTATGAGCTGGAACGTAGTGGTGCCGCCGCTGGCCCTGGTCGCGCTGGTGTTGACCTGGGGCGTCAAGGTGGGAACAGTGCTGGGCCTGTTCGAGGCAGTGCTGCTTGCCGGGGGCGTGCTGGCGGCGGTCCATCACGCCGAAGTGGTCGCACACCGGGTCGGCGAGCCGTTCGGATCGCTGATATTGGCCGTCGCGGTGACCGTCATCGAGGTGGCACTGATTGTCACGCTCATGGTGTCCGGCGGAACCGAGGCCGCGACGCTGGCGCGCGACACCGTGTTTGCCGCGGTCATGATCACCACCAACGGCATCGCCGGACTGTCGTTGCTGCTGGGTTCCCAGCGGTACGGGGTGGCGTTGTTCAACGCCCATGGCAGCGGCACCGCGCTGGCCACGGTCACCACCCTGGCCACGTTGAGTCTGGTGTTGCCGACGTTCACCACCAGTCACCCGGGCCCGGAGTTCACGCCGGGCCAACTCACCTTCGCCGCGCTCGCCTCCCTGAGCCTCTACCTGATGTTCGTGTTCACCCAAACGGTCCGCCACCGGGACTTTTTCCTGCCGGTGGGCGAAGACGGACCCTACGAGGATGACGGGCACGCGGACCCGCCGAGCCGCCGCGCGGCGCTCACCAGCCTGGCGTTGCTGCTGGTGGCCTTGGTTGCGGTGGTCGGCCTGGCCAAGGTGGAATCGCCGTTGGTCGAGCGCGCGGTATCGGCGATCGGCTTCCCGCAGTCTTTCGTCGGGGTGGTGATCGCGACCCTGGTGCTTCTTCCCGAGACGCTCGCGGCCGCCCGTGCCTCCCGCCAAGGCCGGGTGCAGATCAGTCTCAACCTGGCTTACGGCTCCGCGATGGCCAGCATCGGGCTCACGATTCCCACCATTGCGCTGGCCTCGCTGTGGTTGAGCGGCCCGCTGGTTCTGGGTCTGGGCGCCACGCAGATGGCGCTGCTGGCGCTGACGGTAGTGGTCAGCGTCCTGACGGTGGTGCCCGGCCGGGCCACCCGGCTGCAAGGCGAACTGCACCTGATGCTGCTGGCCGCCTACATGTTCCTCGAGGCCATCCCGTAAGTGCCGACGGCTAGGCCGAGGACCGCGCGCGCAGCGTGGCCAACGCCTTATCGGCGTGGCTGTCCATACTGAATTCGCTGGCGATGACGTCGAGCACCGTGCGGTCGGTGTCGATGACGAAGGTGGTGCGCTTGACCGGCATCAGCTTGCCCAGCAAGCCCCGCTTGACGCCGAACTGGGCGGCGACGGCGCCCTCGGTGTCCGACAACAGCGGGTAGTCGAAGCCTTGCATGTCGGCGAACTTGGCTTGCTTGTGCACCGGATCGGCGCTGATACCGACACGGTTGGCGCCGACGGCGGCGAACTCCTGCGCCAGGTCGCGGAAGTGGCAGGCTTCCTTGGTGCATCCGGGAGTCATCGCGGCGGGGTAGAAGAACAGCACCACGGGCCCGTCGGCGAGTAGCGCGCTCAGTTTGCGCGGCGTGCCGGTCTGGTCGGGAAGTTCGAAGTCCGCCACCGTGTCACCAGTTTTCATGGCGGCAAGGCTACGCCCGCTCTGATCAGCACATCTGGTTGGATAGTTCGGTGCACGCCAACCTCGCCACCACGACGACGCGGGAACATTTCCGCGCGCTGGCGGCCGAGCACCGGGTGGTCCCGGTGACCCGGAAGGTGCTGGCCGACAGCGAAACGCCGCTCTCGGCCTACCGCAAGCTCGCCGCCAACCGGCCCGGCACCTTCCTGCTGGAGTCAGCCGAGAACGGCCGGTCGTGGTCGCGGTGGTCGTTCATCGGGGCGGGCGCGCCGACCGCGCTGACCGTGCGGGACGGCCAAGCGGTTTGGCTGGGCGCCGTACCGCACGACGCGCCCACCGGCGGCGACCCGATCCAGGCGCTGCACGCCACCCTGGAGCTGCTGGCCACCGCCGCGCTGCCGGGGCTGCCGCCGCTGTCGGGTGGCATGGTCGGCTTCTTCGCCTACGACATGGTTCGCCGCCTGGAGCGCCTGCCGGAGCTAGCCGTCGACGACCTGGCCCTGCCCGACATGTTGCTGCTGCTTGCCACTGATGTGGCCGCGGTCGACCACCATGAGGGCACCATCACCCTGATCGCCAATGCGGTGAACTGGAACGGGACTGACGAACGGGTCGACTGGGCCTACGACGACGCGGTCGCGCGGCTGGACGTCATGACCGCCGCGCTGGGTCAGCCGTTGCCCTCCACGGTGGCCACGTTCAGCAAACCTGAGCCGCGCCACCGCGCGCAGCGCACCGTCGAGGAGTACGGCAAGATCGTCGACTACCTGGTCGAGCAGATCGCCGCCGGGGAGGCGTTCCAGGTGGTGCCGTCCCAGCGCTTCGAGATGGACACTGACGTCGACGCCATCGACGTGTACCGAATGCTGCGCGTGACCAACCCAAGCCCGTACATGTATTTGCTGCAGGTGCCGAATCAGGCTGGCGCGCTTGACTTTTCCATCGTCGGGTCCAGCCCGGAGGCGCTGGTCACGGTGCACGACGGTCAGGCCACCACGCACCCGATCGCCGGCACCCGGTGGCGTGGCGAGACCGACGAAGAAGATCAGTTGCTGGAAAAGGAACTGCTGTCCGACGAGAAGGAACTGGCCGAGCACCTGATGCTGGTCGACCTGGGCCGCAATGACCTCGGCCGGGTCTGCGCGCCCGGCACGGTGCGTGTGGAGGACTACAGCCACATCGAGCGCTATAGCCACGTCATGCACCTGGTGTCGACGGTGACCGGGTCACTCGCCGAGGGCCGCACCGCCCTCGACGCGGTGACCGCCTGCTTCCCGGCCGGCACCTTGTCCGGCGCGCCGAAGGTGCGGGCCATGGAACTCATCGAAGAGGTCGAAAAGACCCGGCGCGGACTGTACGGCGGTGTCGTCGGATATCTGGACTTCGCCGGCAACGCTGACTTCGCGATCGCGATACGCACCGCCCTGATGCGCAATGGCACCGCCTACGTGCAGGCAGGCGGCGGCGTGGTGGCCGACTCCAACGGAACCTACGAGTACAACGAGGCGCGCAACAAAGCGCGCGCGGTGCTCAACGCGATCGCCGCCGCCGAAACCCTGACGGCACCGGATGCGGGTCAAGGGTGAGTTCTGAACGTCGGCCGGGCCGTCGCACCGTCGCGATCGCGCAGGTGTTGCTGGTCCTGGCCGCTGCGGCGTTATGGACCGCGTCGCGATTGCCGTGGGTGGTCATCCGCTCGTTCGACGGGCTGGGCCCGCCCAAGGACGTGACCTTGTCCGGTGCGTCCTGGTCGACGGCGTTGCTGCCGCTGGCGGTGCTGTTGCTGGCCGCGGCCATCGCCGCGCTCGCGGTCCGTGGTTGGCCGCTGCGGGCGCTGGCCGTGCTGTTGGCCGCGGCGAGTTTCGCGATCGGCTACCTGGGCGTCAGCTTCTGGGTCGTGCCCGACGTGGCGGCGCGGGGGGCAGAGTTGGCGCACGTGCCACTGGTCACCCTGGTGGGCAGCGCACGCCGCTACCCCGGAGCGGTGATCTCGGTGGTCGCGGCGCTGGGGACCTTGATCGCCGCGGTGCTATTGCTGCGGTCAGCCGCCACCTCCGCATCGTCTTCCGGGGACACCACCAAGTACGTAACCCCGGCCGCGCGGCGTTCGATGGCGCGGCAGGCCGACGCCGACTCGGGCGAAGAAAGCGGTTCTCACATGTCGGAGCGGATGATCTGGGATGCTCTCGACGAGGGAGAAGACCCAACCGACGCGCCGCGCGAGTCGGACACCGAGGGTCGGTGACGGGGGGCACGCTGAAGACCGCTACCCTTCTTGAACGTCGTCGCATTCGGTTGGTTTGGGTGACGGCGGGTCACGACGGGAAGGAACCGCAGGCATGAGTCCGGCAACCGTGCTTGACTCCATCCTCGAGGGGGTCCGGGCCGACGTTGCCGCGCGCGAAGCCCGCGTGAGTCTCGCGGAAATCAAGGCGGCCGCAGCAGCAGCGCCGCCTCCGCGCGACGTGATGGCCGCACTGCGCCAGCCCGGCATCGGCGTCATCGCCGAAGTCAAGCGCGCCAGCCCATCGGCCGGGTCTTTGGCCACCATCGCCGATCCGGCGAAGCTCGCCCAGGCCTACGAGGACGGCGGCGCGCGAATCATCAGCGTGCTGACCGAGGAGCGGCGCTTTCACGGTTCCCTCGACGATCTCGACGCGGTCCGTGCCGCCGTCTCAATCCCGGTGCTGCGCAAGGACTTCGTGGTGCAGCCCTACCAGATCCACGAGGCCCGCGCGCACGGCGCCGACATGTTGCTGCTCATCGTCGCCGCGTTGGACCAATCGGCCTTGGTGTCGATGCTGGACCGCACCGAATCACTGGGTATGACCGCGTTGGTCGAGGTGCACACCGAAGAAGAAGCCGATCGCGCGTTGCAGGCCGGCGCCAGCGTGATCGGCGTCAACGCACGCGATCTGATGACGCTCAAGGTCGACCGCGATTGTTTCGCGAGAATCGCCCCCGGGCTGCCCAGCAAGGTGATCAGAATCGCCGAATCCGGTGTGCGGGGCACCGGTGATCTACTGGCTTACGCGGGTGCAGGTGCTGATGCTGTGCTGGTCGGTGAAGGTCTGGTCAAGAGCGGTGACCCACGCGCCGCGGTTGCCGACCTGGTTACCGCGGGCACCCATCCGTCCTGTCCCAAACCGGTTCGCTAACCGTTGTTGAGCCCCATCCGCATCGAGCCTTAGTCATGGCAGATCTATCCCGCCCGGGTCTTCCGCGCACCAGTGCCGCCATTGCCGAACCCACTCGGCACGAGCCAGATTCGGGAGGACACTTCGGCGTCTACGGAGGTCGTTACGTTCCCGAGGCGCTCATGGCGGTGATCGAAGAAGTCACCACCGCGTACGAGAAGGAACGCGTCAATCAGGACTTCCTGGACACCCTGGACAACCTGCAGACGCACTACGCCGGCCGGCCGTCGCCGATGTACGAAACCACTCGGCTGGGCGAGCACGCCGGGTGGGCGCGGATCTTCCTCAAGCGAGAAGACCTGAACCACACCGGTTCTCACAAGATCAACAACGTGCTCGGCCAAGCGTTGCTGGCCCGCAGGATGGGCAAGACCCGAGTCATCGCCGAGACCGGCGCAGGCCAGCACGGGGTGGCCACCGCAACGGCCTGCGCGCTGCTGGGTCTGGAATGCGTCATCTACATGGGCGCGGTCGACACCGCCCGTCAAGCGCTGAATGTGGCACGGATGCGCCTGCTCGGCGCCCACGTGGTGTCGGTGGAGACCGGTTCCAGGACCCTCAAAGACGCGATCAACGAGGCGTTTCGGGACTGGGTCACAAATGCCGACAACACCTATTACTGTTTCGGCACCGCCGCCGGACCGCATCCGTTCCCCACCATGGTCCGGGATTTTCAGCGAATCATCGGCCTGGAAGCGCGTTTTCAAATTCAGCAACAGGCCGGCCGACTGCCGGACGCGGTGGTGGCGTGTGTCGGCGGCGGCTCCAACGCCATCGGCATCTTCCACCCGTTCATCGATGACCCCGCAGTGCGCCTGGTCGGATATGAGGCCGCGGGTGACGGTGTCGAAACTGGCCGTCACGCGGCAACATTCACCGGCGGCTCACCCGGCGCGTTCCAGGGCTCGTTCTCCTACCTGCTGCAGGATGAAGACGGTCAGACCATCGAATCGCACTCCATCTCAGCGGGTCTGGACTACCCCGGCGTAGGCCCCGAACACGCTTGGCTGAAAGACACCGGACGCGTCCAATACGAGCCCATCACCGATTCGGAAGCAATGGAGGCCTTCGGCCTGCTCAGTCGGATGGAAGGCATCATCCCGGCCATCGAATCCGCGCATGCGGTGGCCGGTGCCCTCAAGTTGGGCAAGGAGATGGGAAGGGGGGCGGTCATTGTGGTGAACCTGTCTGGCCGTGGGGACAAGGACGTCGAGACGGCCGCGAAGTGGTTCGGCCTGATGGGCCCGTCGGGCGCTCAGGCTTGAGCAGATGATGACGGTCGAACAAAGCGAAACAAGTCGGTTGGGGCCGCTGTTCGAGTCGTGTCGCAGCGACGATCGCGCGGCCCTGATCGGCTACCTGCCCACCGGTTATCCCGATGTGAAGACGTCGGTGGCGGCGATGACCGCCCTCGTCGAAGCCGGTTGTGACATCGTCGAAGTGGGTGTGCCGTATTCCGATCCTGGCATGGACGGGCCGACGATTCAGCGGGCCACCGAGGCGGCGCTGAGTGGGGGAGTACGGGTCCGCGACACCCTGGCGGCCGTCGAGGCGATCAGTCAAGCCGGTGGCAGCGCCGTGGTGATGACGTACTGGAACCCCGTGTTGCGCTACGGAATCGACGCGTTCGCCCGAGACCTGGCCGCGGCCGGCGGGCAAGGTTTGATCACCCCTGACCTCATCCCGGACGAGGCGCAGCAGTGGATCGCGGCGTCGCAACAACATCGGTTGGACCGAATCTTCCTGGTGGCACCGGCGTCGACACCCGAGCGCTTGGTGAACACGGTCAACGCGTCGCGCGGATTCGTCTATGCGGCATCCACGATGGGCGTGACCGGCGCCCGTGACGCCGTCTCGCACGCCGCCCCACAGTTGGTGGCCAGGGTCAAGGAGGTGTCGGACATACCCGTCGGCGTCGGACTGGGCGTGCGCTCCAAAGAGCAGGCCGCGCAGATCGGCAGCTACGCCGACGGCGTGATCGTCGGTTCGGCCTTGGTCTCCGCGTTGGGCGAGGGTCTGCCTGCCCTGCGGAAACTGACCGAGGAACTCGCCACTGGTGTGCGGCAGAGGATCTCCGCATGACGACAACCGTGCTGGCATACTTCCCGAGTCCACCCCAAGGTGTGTGGCACCTCGGGCCGCTACCCATTCGTGCCTATGCGTTGTTCATCATCACCGGCATCGTCGTCGCCCTGCTGATCGGCGACCGACGGTTCGCTGCCCGTGGTGGCGAGCGCGGCGTGATCTACGACATCGCGCTGTGGGCGGTGCCCTTCGGGTTGATCGGCGGCCGGCTCTATCACCTGGCCACCGACTGGCCGACGTATTTCGGTCGGGGTGGCGCCGGGTTGGGCGCGGCACTGCGAATCTGGGACGGCGGGCTGGGCATCTGGGGTGCGGTAGCGCTCGGCGGTGTCGGGGCGTGGATCGGCTGCCGGCGGCGGGGGATTCCGCTGCCCGCCTTCGGCGACGCGATAGCGCCCGGCATCGTGTTGGCTCAGGCGATCGGCCGGCTCGGTAACTACTTCAATCAAGAGCTCTACGGCCGGGAAACCACCCTGCCGTGGGGGCTGGAAATCTTCTACCGCCGTGACCCGGCCGGCTTCGTCGATGTCCATTCGCTCGACGGCGTCTCGACGGGCCAGTTGGCGCTCGTGGTGCAGCCGACGTTCCTTTACGAATTGCTATGGAACGTGCTGGTTTTCGTCGTCCTGATCTACCTGGACCGCCGATTCACCCTCGGCCATGGCCGCCTGTTCGCCCTTTACGTGGCGGGTTATTGCGTCGGCCGGTTCTGCGTCGAGTTGTTGCGTGACGACACGGCCACACACATCGCCGGCATCAGGATCAATTCGTTCACCTCGACGTTTGTGTTCATCGGGGCGATCGTCTACGTGATGCTGGCGCCGAAGGGCCGAGAAGATCCGGCGACCGTGCGCGGCTACGTCGACGAAGAGGCGGACGCAGCCGAGCCGGAGCCGGCCGCGGAGCTTGTCACCGTCGGGTCAGCCGCCGCCGCAGGAGGGGCTGCGGCGGACACCGCCGCGGGTCCGGAGTCGGGTGCTGCTGCCGACACCACGGAGCAGGCGGAGACGGCCGAGCCCGAAACGGAAGCAGTGACCACGCAGGCGGAGACCGTCGAGGGAGACGTTGCGGCGCCGAATGCAGCTGAGGCCGATGCGCCTGACGCGCCTTCGCCGGAGTCGGAAGGCGAGGGGGCCGTCGCGCAGGTTGAGGCGGTCGACGAAACGCCGAGCGAGGCCGAGGCGGAGCCCGAGGCCCCGGAGCCGGCGCTCGTCGCGGAGCCAGAGGCCGAGGGGGTGGCCGCGCAGGTTGAGGCGGTCGACGAAACGCCGAGCGAGGCCGAGGCGGAGCCGGAGGTGGTGGAGCCGGAGCCTGTCGCGGAGGTGGAGGCGCCTGCCGCGGAGCCGGGAGGCGAGGGGGCGGCCGCGCAGGCCGAGGCGGTCGACGAAACGCCGGCCGAGGCCGAGGCGGTCGACGAAACGCCGGCCGAGGCCGAGGCCGAGGCGGCGGCCCCGGAGCCGGAGCCTGTCGCAGAGCCGGAAGCCGAAGGGGCGGCCGCGCAGGCCGAGGCCGTCGACGAAGCGCCGAGCGAGTCCGAGCCTGAGGCTGAACCGGAGCTGGAGCCGGAGGCGCCGGAGGTGACCGCGCCCGCGGCGGAGGCTGACGTTGCCGAGGGTGAGGCGGCAGAGCCGGAAGCCGAGGGGGCGGCCGCGCAGGCGGAGGCCGTCGACGCGGCACCGAGCGAGCCCGACGCCCAGGAAACCGAGGCGGACGACGCCGGGACCGAAGCGCCTACCACCGAAGCCGACGCCGCGCCCAGCCCCGCCGCGCGGCCCACGTCGGACGATGCCGGCTCGACGCGCCCGGGTTGGCGGAATCGACTGAGAACCATCAGGCGGCGCTCGGGCCGATAGCCGGCTGGCAGAAGCCGGCTGTTCTGGCATGCTGGGACCGTGACCGACCAGCCATCGGCCGCCGAGCCTGGCCCCCCGTACCAGCAGCCGGGATACCCGCCGCCGTTTCCACCGCCATACCACCCCGAATACTCGCGGCCGAGCGGTTACTACGACCCCTCGGCCCCGTTCGGTCGTCATCCCGTGACCGGCCAACCGTTCTCGGACAAGTCGAAAACGGTGGCCGGCTTGCTGCAGTTGCTCGGACTCTTCGGAATCGCCGGTATGGGCCGCATTTACATCGGTCAGACCGGGTTGGGCGTCATCCAACTGTTGGTGGGCTGGTTCACCTGCGGCGTGGGCGCGATCGTCTGGGGCACCATCGACGCATTACTGATACTGACCGACCGCGTTGCCGACCCGTCCGGTCGGCCGTTGCGCGATGGAACCTGAACAAGCCTCCCGGCCACCGGGGCTTCGTGGTCACCGGGGCGGCGCATACGCCGCTGCTGGTTCGGCCGTCCTGCTGGCGGGCGCGCTCGGATACGTCGCACTCGTGGACCCGCACAACACGAACTCGGTCTACCCGCAGTGCCCGTTCAAAGCCTTCACCGGCTGGAATTGCCCGGCCTGTGGCGGCCTACGGATGATGCACGATCTGCTGCACGGCGACCTGGCCGCCAGCATCAACGACAACATCTTCTTGCTGGTCGGCCTACCCCTGTTGGCCGGCTGGGTGATCACGCGCCGCTACCGCGGCCGGACCGCGTTATCAATCCCGGCCGTCGTCACCGTGGTGGTCGCGATGATCGCCTGGACCGTCGTCCGCAATCTGCCGGGCTTCCCCTTGATGCCAACAATTTCCGGCGGTTAGCGCAGCAAGCGGGTGCCGCCTTGGGTCATGCGACCCGCAGCAGCACCCGCCGACTGGTCAGAAGCTCACTCGCCGAAGCCGCTTGGCTCGGCCGGCGGAGGCGGCGGACCGCCCGGGGCAGCGCCAAGGCGGCTGGCCGCGAAGGCCGCACCCTGGTCGATCATGGCCCCACCGTCGGCGTAGCTGTTGTGCGCGGCGAAGTTCAGCCCCTCCGAGCACACCGGGTCATCGGTGGCGCATATCTTCATCGTCTTGGCTTGATACAGCGGGCCGATAGCGACCGGCGGCTGACCCAAGAACTCCATGGCGCGGGTATTCGGCAAGCCGAACAGCACAACGGAGCTGACGTGATTGGCCACCTCGGGATCCAGCGGTCGCGGCACAGTGTTGGGGTCCACCCCGTCCGGGACTGCCGCCGACGTGACGAACCCCATCACGGCCGCTCCTTGGGAGAAGCCGCTGAGCACCATCTGCGTCTTGGGACACGTGTGCGCCATGTTGTTCACGTGGGCGCCGGCGTCCCGAACCCCGTCCACACCCGTCGCCCACTGGTCGCTGGCGGGGTAGTTGACCGCATACACGCCCAACGACTTCCCGCCGATGCGCGGACGTAAATCGTTGATGAAGGCCTCGCCCGTCGGCCCGACACCCGGAGCCTCACCGGTGCCGCGCGCGAAGACCACCTCTGCATCAGGGCAGGGCTCGGCGGAAGCGATCGGGACGGCAGAGCCGGAAAGAATCGATGCGCTCATCCCCCACGCGGTGATCACCGCCGGACCGACGAAGCGAGCAACGTGCCGTGAAATCATGTCGCGATAAGTGCCCATACCAGCCCTCCGTCAAACCGGTCAATTTTTCGAAGTTGGTGCCTGTTCGCCGCACCATTGTTGCACGTGGCAATAATGTGACGCGACTGATGTCGACTGTTCTACCTGCATCGATTCCGCCCGTCGTGGCGATCATCACAAGAATCCTCAGAAGAACCCGAGGTAGACGCCGTCGCGCCACCCTCAGGCCGGTTAGCGGGACTATGCTTTGTCGTCGTGACTAGACGCGGGAAGATCGTCTGCACTCTGGGACCGGCCACAGCCAAAGATGACTTGGTCAGAGCGCTGGTCGAAGCCGGAATGGACGTCGCCCGATTGAATTTCAGCCACGGCGACTACAGCGATCACGAGACCGCTTACAAGAGGGTGCGGGCCGCCTCGGACGCGACCGGCCGAGCGGTCGGTGTGCTCGCCGACCTGCAGGGCCCGAAGATCAGGCTGGGCCGAT from Mycobacterium kubicae includes these protein-coding regions:
- a CDS encoding peroxiredoxin, whose amino-acid sequence is MKTGDTVADFELPDQTGTPRKLSALLADGPVVLFFYPAAMTPGCTKEACHFRDLAQEFAAVGANRVGISADPVHKQAKFADMQGFDYPLLSDTEGAVAAQFGVKRGLLGKLMPVKRTTFVIDTDRTVLDVIASEFSMDSHADKALATLRARSSA
- a CDS encoding serine/threonine-protein kinase, whose product is MPPTDGQSEGLAEGEVFAGYTIVRRLGAGGMGEVYLAQHPRLPRRDALKILTRELTANEDFRKRFNREADLVASLYNEHIVGIHDRGEYEGQLWLSMDYVEGTDAGDLLYTRYPSGMPPADVIEIITAVADALDYAHARGLLHRDVKPANILLGEGTLRRRILLADFGIARELGDISRLTATNMLMGTTAYCSPEQLQGADLDGRADQYALACTAFHMLAGSAPFQHSNPAVIITKHLTAPPPPISERRPDLADLNPVLAKALSKNPAERYANCTEFAAALAGQLGVGTPEATAPTGYVSMPTEAISTTGTKPLSKLRSRVRPATVAAAVVAAVLVTVAVILGVRVFRSDRPASSPAPAQSVAPEQDGAATATPALELTTLVTDQAKVLTPPEHAAVERALDKLYDERGTRLWVVYVKDFGGLKPARWAEETVRANGFVDTDAILAVATDRPAFAFRVPAAITVDKPIDVEVIRRDRIEPAISRHEWTRAALAAANGLDVPVR
- a CDS encoding calcium:proton antiporter, translating into MSKRMSWNVVVPPLALVALVLTWGVKVGTVLGLFEAVLLAGGVLAAVHHAEVVAHRVGEPFGSLILAVAVTVIEVALIVTLMVSGGTEAATLARDTVFAAVMITTNGIAGLSLLLGSQRYGVALFNAHGSGTALATVTTLATLSLVLPTFTTSHPGPEFTPGQLTFAALASLSLYLMFVFTQTVRHRDFFLPVGEDGPYEDDGHADPPSRRAALTSLALLLVALVAVVGLAKVESPLVERAVSAIGFPQSFVGVVIATLVLLPETLAAARASRQGRVQISLNLAYGSAMASIGLTIPTIALASLWLSGPLVLGLGATQMALLALTVVVSVLTVVPGRATRLQGELHLMLLAAYMFLEAIP
- a CDS encoding DUF2752 domain-containing protein, whose protein sequence is MEPEQASRPPGLRGHRGGAYAAAGSAVLLAGALGYVALVDPHNTNSVYPQCPFKAFTGWNCPACGGLRMMHDLLHGDLAASINDNIFLLVGLPLLAGWVITRRYRGRTALSIPAVVTVVVAMIAWTVVRNLPGFPLMPTISGG
- the trpC gene encoding indole-3-glycerol phosphate synthase TrpC, with amino-acid sequence MSPATVLDSILEGVRADVAAREARVSLAEIKAAAAAAPPPRDVMAALRQPGIGVIAEVKRASPSAGSLATIADPAKLAQAYEDGGARIISVLTEERRFHGSLDDLDAVRAAVSIPVLRKDFVVQPYQIHEARAHGADMLLLIVAALDQSALVSMLDRTESLGMTALVEVHTEEEADRALQAGASVIGVNARDLMTLKVDRDCFARIAPGLPSKVIRIAESGVRGTGDLLAYAGAGADAVLVGEGLVKSGDPRAAVADLVTAGTHPSCPKPVR
- a CDS encoding cutinase family protein; protein product: MGTYRDMISRHVARFVGPAVITAWGMSASILSGSAVPIASAEPCPDAEVVFARGTGEAPGVGPTGEAFINDLRPRIGGKSLGVYAVNYPASDQWATGVDGVRDAGAHVNNMAHTCPKTQMVLSGFSQGAAVMGFVTSAAVPDGVDPNTVPRPLDPEVANHVSSVVLFGLPNTRAMEFLGQPPVAIGPLYQAKTMKICATDDPVCSEGLNFAAHNSYADGGAMIDQGAAFAASRLGAAPGGPPPPPAEPSGFGE
- the trpA gene encoding tryptophan synthase subunit alpha — protein: MMTVEQSETSRLGPLFESCRSDDRAALIGYLPTGYPDVKTSVAAMTALVEAGCDIVEVGVPYSDPGMDGPTIQRATEAALSGGVRVRDTLAAVEAISQAGGSAVVMTYWNPVLRYGIDAFARDLAAAGGQGLITPDLIPDEAQQWIAASQQHRLDRIFLVAPASTPERLVNTVNASRGFVYAASTMGVTGARDAVSHAAPQLVARVKEVSDIPVGVGLGVRSKEQAAQIGSYADGVIVGSALVSALGEGLPALRKLTEELATGVRQRISA
- a CDS encoding anthranilate synthase component I, producing MHANLATTTTREHFRALAAEHRVVPVTRKVLADSETPLSAYRKLAANRPGTFLLESAENGRSWSRWSFIGAGAPTALTVRDGQAVWLGAVPHDAPTGGDPIQALHATLELLATAALPGLPPLSGGMVGFFAYDMVRRLERLPELAVDDLALPDMLLLLATDVAAVDHHEGTITLIANAVNWNGTDERVDWAYDDAVARLDVMTAALGQPLPSTVATFSKPEPRHRAQRTVEEYGKIVDYLVEQIAAGEAFQVVPSQRFEMDTDVDAIDVYRMLRVTNPSPYMYLLQVPNQAGALDFSIVGSSPEALVTVHDGQATTHPIAGTRWRGETDEEDQLLEKELLSDEKELAEHLMLVDLGRNDLGRVCAPGTVRVEDYSHIERYSHVMHLVSTVTGSLAEGRTALDAVTACFPAGTLSGAPKVRAMELIEEVEKTRRGLYGGVVGYLDFAGNADFAIAIRTALMRNGTAYVQAGGGVVADSNGTYEYNEARNKARAVLNAIAAAETLTAPDAGQG
- a CDS encoding NINE protein, with protein sequence MTDQPSAAEPGPPYQQPGYPPPFPPPYHPEYSRPSGYYDPSAPFGRHPVTGQPFSDKSKTVAGLLQLLGLFGIAGMGRIYIGQTGLGVIQLLVGWFTCGVGAIVWGTIDALLILTDRVADPSGRPLRDGT
- the trpB gene encoding tryptophan synthase subunit beta, coding for MADLSRPGLPRTSAAIAEPTRHEPDSGGHFGVYGGRYVPEALMAVIEEVTTAYEKERVNQDFLDTLDNLQTHYAGRPSPMYETTRLGEHAGWARIFLKREDLNHTGSHKINNVLGQALLARRMGKTRVIAETGAGQHGVATATACALLGLECVIYMGAVDTARQALNVARMRLLGAHVVSVETGSRTLKDAINEAFRDWVTNADNTYYCFGTAAGPHPFPTMVRDFQRIIGLEARFQIQQQAGRLPDAVVACVGGGSNAIGIFHPFIDDPAVRLVGYEAAGDGVETGRHAATFTGGSPGAFQGSFSYLLQDEDGQTIESHSISAGLDYPGVGPEHAWLKDTGRVQYEPITDSEAMEAFGLLSRMEGIIPAIESAHAVAGALKLGKEMGRGAVIVVNLSGRGDKDVETAAKWFGLMGPSGAQA
- a CDS encoding TIGR02234 family membrane protein — translated: MSSERRPGRRTVAIAQVLLVLAAAALWTASRLPWVVIRSFDGLGPPKDVTLSGASWSTALLPLAVLLLAAAIAALAVRGWPLRALAVLLAAASFAIGYLGVSFWVVPDVAARGAELAHVPLVTLVGSARRYPGAVISVVAALGTLIAAVLLLRSAATSASSSGDTTKYVTPAARRSMARQADADSGEESGSHMSERMIWDALDEGEDPTDAPRESDTEGR